A genomic region of Papaver somniferum cultivar HN1 chromosome 7, ASM357369v1, whole genome shotgun sequence contains the following coding sequences:
- the LOC113293691 gene encoding MLP-like protein 423, translating to MAKIGMVESFLRLWLLTLVVIGMSKIVGAQVETELKCSADKFYNLFRHNIMLLPTIFPQFYKSVKIVKGDGKSSVGNIREWQYVTPGASSKVISVKEIVKSVDEDNRSITFSVLGGDLMTQYKTFDIIMTVTPKDVDNIEESGSKVKWWIQYEKRTEDVHSPDAHIQVAAAITKELGHYLLQ from the exons ATGGCGAAAATTGGCATGGTAGAAAGCTTTCTTAGACTATGGTTGCTCACACTAGTTGTGATTGGGATGAGCAAAATTGTTGGGGCTCAGGTTGAAACTGAACTCAAGTGTTCCGCAGATAAGTTCTATAATTTGTTTAGGCACAATATAATGCTATTGCCTACAATTTTCCCTCAATTTTACAAGAGTGTGAAAATCGTTAAAGGTGATGGTAAAAGCAGCGTAGGAAATATCAGGGAATGGCAATATGTTACACCAG gagcgtcttcgaaggTAATTTCGGTGAAGGAAATTGTTAAATCCGTGGACGAGGATAATAGGTCGATCACATTCAGTGTTTTGGGAGGAGACTTAATGACTCAGTATAAGACCTTTGATATCATAATGACCGTAACTCCTAAAGATGTTGATAATATTGAAGAGTCTGGTAGCAAAGTGAAATGGTGGATACAGTATGAGAAACGAACCGAAGATGTTCATAGTCCAGATGCACATATTCAAGTTGCAGCTGCTATTACTAAAGAGTTGGGTCACTACCTTCTCCAGTAG